The nucleotide sequence aaatattgtattttcttgtataattaaaatacaaaaggagtgatttcaacagcctgaagcctctactcgaattgtattgctagtttttgtttaggtatttttatttaatagacgtgcttatagtcattatatcacaacgtgtttgccttttgatgagctttaacaggaatataatatatttgtgactgtttaagtattttttgagaaacttgcaattacttgtgttgtaactagcacacattattgacccagcgatgcccaggcggtcagtcggcttgGTAGTCACTTTGAGAATTGcacgttcgacttaaatacattgtacacttcagtcctacttccattctgttctatcttcattCGTTGTacattagagtttttcaataaagactgtatttcaGCTTGTTGAGTCATCtaggaaacagattccaattatgacaagcaagcgtctgaaattTTCCGATATTAGATAGTtatgcaagccagttactagtactacaagagacaatgcagatgcagataatccaacaacctcaagcaaagaaatagaaacttgccatacataggaaataccatgttcatcagaggacgagtctgaaaatgcttgtgcaactattgcacatcataaaccaccagatagttgtgaaacatatttgtgcagtaatgaaaaatctgacacttcacagatacagtgtggaaagccatatcatacagatgcacaactaataccgtgacagaaagcaaaatctcaaaatatcaacttccagggcaagtggtttgataagttcccatggctgcacttcgacaatcagactcaaaaaagtcatatgctttcattgtgccaaggtggAAAAATttcctttttacagggaaattggggaggccagtggagtataccttcatatccacaagtttttgcaactggaaaaaggcaaaacagaaattcaacgaacaccaatcctcctctcagcacagattcgctatatctccagaaggtttacttgatgtaactccagtgactgttcagctacatgatggaaaaaagaagcagcaggaagaatgcaaaagaagtctagccaaaatattcagaagtttacgtttcttactgcgtcaaggtttagcattacgtggacatactgatacggaggggaacttcctgcagttaatgaagctcctggaagaggaagatcctgagttgacagcctacttgtcaaagaaaaccacattcacatcaccccaggctcagaatgaaataatggagatgttcagccatcaactACTGagaaacatagcacacgaagtgcagcaaagtaaaatctttgcattaatgatTGAtgacactcaagatgttacaggtgccaaacaggaagcaatatgtgtacaatacgtagatgagaaccttgacgtccatgagacagttttttggtttgtacagtgtttccagtacaactggtgaaacaataccctcgactatacttgatgtactgactagattcaatttaccactgtgaggattaagagcacaaacttatgatggagccactAACATgaatggtgcgtacagtggatgccaggcaaaaataaaagagaagcaaccgtcagctttgtatTTTCACtgtggagcacacaaggctaatttaataatggaacatgcagttgaagcttgtgaatgtgtttgagattctatccagtgggtacatgaacttggtgtcttgcttcagaggtcaggcaaatacaagacaatctttgaaaatattgtatcatcagacagccacaatggtccagttaaatacattcgctcactgtgtccaacacgctggttgtgccacctatctgcaattacatgtgctaatgatcactacagtgacattgttgattctttgtttgaattagcaaatgaaaaatcagatgttgcagtgaaagcacgaggtctgctggacagatttgacaaaagaaagactgttaggattgttgatggctcagcatccattagctgcattagaggaactaaaccatgcattccaagcaaaatcagcgacagtatctggcatgattgaagcatctgcaatgacagttgagcacttgcaggtattgcgaacagaggaaaattacaacaagatatttgatgaatctgagaaaaaggtaacttccctagatctggtgcctattgaactaccataCATTctcagaccccccagaaggatcacaggtgatggctcagcacaccattctgcaacagctagagattactacagaagccaatattttgaatttgtggacacagtcagagaacatctgaccactagattcagtgcagacaacaatgacttgaggcaatatctggcacttgagaacatgatcatatctggcaagattgacaactcggttataaacttctatccagaaatctctgcacaacggctcgagtttcagttgcccatgttcaaaggaacaacaaaagcagtatctctgaaaggtgcaaaggatgcttactgtaaaatgcatgaaacaagccagcagatgtttagtgaagtgtttcttctcatgaaaattgtgcttgtatgtccagtatccagctgtgaATGTGAACGCagtttttctgcattaagacggttgaagacgtggttaaggtcaactatgtcttaGTGccacctcaaccatgtggcaatttgtcacactcacaaagatgaggttgacaagataaatatagaagagcttatgaaagaattcataaacagatcatcacaaaggaggtatatgtttgggaacatgtagactagaggactaaatgaatcttacttcaatgaaaagtatgaataattatgtgctacattgtattgatgtgtaattttcaagagtttgcaaagacattttaattatttttatcaacaacatgaacagtttttcagtagatataaacttatcaagggtaattactaattttattaatatttgaaaacgtaattcatgcaatgaaagttattagtaaccttgtcaaatATAATGGCCatattttatactgtgcagtgtgcaggaataaattcatgtggcagttaatttgtgacacatttgtctttattctattaacattttgaaaactgttcccaacacctcacttatacaaacctacatggaaaccttgaagcagtgtggcaacaagattactctgtgactgcatgtttacagctttcaggttcacgtaatcagagattgccaatttgcaaattgaacagtccacataagtggttgcaaaaatcatcccccccatcaggtgtaaaaCATCTATGCCCCTGAGTGTAAGTGACTTCTCTATCTGTCTGCAGTGTGATTAAATCCAAAATCCCGAGTCAGAATTTTTCTTTCTCTTGAGTAGTACTTATGTGTTTGTGGAGCTTGTCTAATCATAGATGTAATCAACTCTTGTCTCTTGACTCTTAATTATATGGCAAATATTATGTGTTTGTGAAACCTGTTTGTCTGACTAGTGGACATGTTCAACTCTGTACTGTATCTGAATCATCATTATATGGCAAACAGCATGTTTGTGAAGCCTGTCTGATCAGTGGGCATATTGTGCTCTTACatttgaaatacaaattattcatAACGTGTGACACATTTTTAGGGCCAATGTTGGTTATTTCATAAGCATTAATGAAAGGTTATAGTTTATGTAGTCATGTCAAAGTAGGaaggttttgtaacatttattacatgtataaataaatctAGTTACTAATAAACTGGAAGTAGAGTATTTCAGAAAACAGCTTATACATACTAATCTTTGGTGAGCATCAGTTGTTCTCAGTTGAGGTAATATGTATTTCCAAAAAACATATGAAGGAAAAGTATGTGTGTATAGTTATTGTGTGTTAGTTAATACCCTCTGTTTTATGGATAACATCTAATTCTGATACTGTTTACAGAGTtatattatgattattatagGAATGAGATATTTGGAGGTTCGTGATAAGTGCATTCTATTTATGTGATACAAGGATTAtgtgtttgaaatgtattaatttatttaacaaacctTTCCAGAGTAATTTGCTCTATACTGTGACTTCAGCTCATGTTCTGTTTTTACTAAACAGGTTCATGAATGCACCGGCCAAGAGAAACGAGGCCTATGTACCAACAGAAATTGAACATGTTGCCAATATCGTGACTCATGGGGTGAGTTGAATTAGCTTTCATTCTTTAGTTCATTTTGAAAGCAGTGTAATGATACTTAATATCATAATTTCTTTGGATATAAATTAACCACatgttgaaacatttaaatgtagggaaaacaaaattttgaaacttgGGTATCATGACTTTGGACTGTAGAAGTAGTGgccaaaaatatgaattataattatatcCCTAAGAAATCATACTCTATGGTGCAAATCATAGGTGCTAGTGCTATGGGTACTGAAGTTTCCTCAACATTTATTGATGCAAGTATTGCTGAGTGCCCTGAAGCTATTCAGATATATTAGCCAGCACCCAAAGTTTTTGGAAAAAGTGCTGCCAGTGGCCCAATTTTACTGTTGTAGTcaacaagaatatttaaaaatgattatttaaggATAAGAGgtatatttcttttgaaaattttcagtcaATGTGTCTTCAGCTAATGTTTTCCTACATAGGTCTTTGAACATTACAAGTTTATCAAAATTATTCTGTTAAATTGATCATCAGTAACTTGTAAGTGATTGTTGTACCTGTTTCTTTATTCTATCGGGAAGTCACTTACTAGCTTTACTAAGAGGAAGAGATGATATGAGAAATGGCTCAGTAAGCTGCATTTGTAAGGATTCTGACAGTGAAATGGTGTTAACACCACTTGTTTAGCTTCATTACAATCTATCTCTTAGGAACACATGGGTACAGCCTGTGCATATCTCAAAACTATACTTATGAATATTCAGTTACGTGGAACCAAGTGTGTTTTTGTTGCACAGAACAGGTGGTACAGAGACTATTCACAGAAAGATTGTTCTGTTGTTACATGGAACCCAGTGTGTTTTTGTTctgttgattttattaattacagTGAGTTTTTAATTATTGGTTCATGTGGTTGTAGTTAAAAACTCAGTATTAATtaacaatttgcatattttacaataaatgttagaATCATGGTAACACGATCTTTGTTTTACAATAACTGTTAGAACCATGGTAACATAATCTTTGTTTTGCAATAATTGTTAGAACCATGGTAACATGATCTTTGTTTTGCAATAAATGTTAGAACCATGGTAACATGTTCTTTGTTTTACAACAAATGTTAGAACCATGATAACATGATGTTTAATTGCGGAGGTTCTTGAACTGTTTCAAATTCCATAATCAGCATTAAAACCTCAAAACGTTTGTCCACAATATTCTAACTACCAAAAAACGACCTCAGCTATTAAATGATAAgtttttagtaaaacaaaaaaataaaacaggattTAACgaagtgtatgtatgtatatatttaataatgttgttaagggaaaaaattataaagaaagtcTTAAGTATTAGTGTAAACACCAtgtgtttaaaatgaaaacatagtCATTCAGAAATGATTACATTAATTACATCAGGGAGAAGTTGATTTTATTATCTGATGTTGGGTGATAACTGGAAACAAAGAGGCTTTCTTTAATAAAGAGTTTGTAATATGTATTCTTGGAGGCTAGAATGTttagatttatgtatttaaaaatggctggtatgggtagagaaagcagtAGTAGAGGGACAaaaacctttgtgaacctgatgatgaccaaagaaggtcaaaacgttgttcgctgctCTACTAATGCATTCtctgcccataccagccatttttaaatatataattttctctacaagtgggttttctcatcttCGTGAATGTTTAGATTTGTAATAAGGGTGGAGTGGTTGTTATTCTCACTGTGCAGCCAATTCCAAGACTCAGGTGTAGTAGTTAGCATGTATGTACTTAAAGTTAAAAGTCCCATGTTTACATATTTGTACATGACATGTAGTTTTACTGGTATGGCCAGCTCTACTGCAACAAAAATTTATGAAGGACCTGCAGCCACAGAGAGATGAGTAGTTATTGAGGTTTTTAGACAAATTCATAATCCTAGGTTTTGACTTAAATACTAAATGTAGCTTAATTTTGGGGTAATTATTTTTCAGCCATTAAAACTTTGTTTGCCCTTGAAAGTACTGATAAAACTTGAggatgtttttaaactgtttgacTTGTTGATAAGTGATCTTTTATTCGTTAAAGACGACCATGTTATACGGTAAAATAAGTTAAGGAGGTAAACATTATTTGGAAATTTGAGAATTATGAGAGAAGTAGCCATGATGAACATGTTACTCTGTTTAGAACAAGTTTATTGTTGAAGGAGCCGGGTATGAAACTGTTGAAACAAGGATAGACACAAGTAAATGTTTTCTAGTGGTAAACATGTGATAAGAgattgtttattacaaatatttgtttgtgtctgaaCTTCTAGTATATGATACTTGAagagattgtttgtttaatattactatttGTGTCTGAGCTTCCAGTATGATACTTAaaatgactgtttgttttttacaaatatttgtttgcatCTGAGCTTCCAGCATATGATACTTGAAATgactgtttattacaaataattgtttgtgCCTGAGATTCCAATATATGATACTTGTTTCAGTGAGCAAAATGACCATCTTACTTTCATGTTACTGGgatatttatcttgttgaatTAGTAACAACCAGTTATCACTCCTGCTGTGAGATAAGTATATTATGTTTGATTTGATGAACAAAGATAACTTTTTCAACTATcattacaatatatgtatattgttgggcattattaagttaaaaaagaaactatatattaattatagtgttACAGGTGTCACAATAAGTACTAATGTTCAGTTTAATCCAAACTGTCTTGTATACAACAAGCATCTTGATATCAGAATTGATTCCTCTAACCATCATTCTGAGCCTCTTCTGCACTATTAAGTTTATCtcaatttatatttaatcattAGTGTTGATAAATGTACTGTACTACTTCTGATCTTTACATTTGTATTCTGTAAGAAGGTCTGTAGGCTGGTGCATTTTATTGCACCACATTTTATAGAATCTggtatgtatttaaatattattacttattactatACCTTTTGAACTGTGCAGCTCTGGGTGTTTCCAAGCATACTAGGATTGTTTTTCTTAGTGTACCAGTCATCCAGCAGCCCTGAGTACATCAGTGCCATTATCTACGGGTTGAGCCTTATTGGTCTGTTCTCTGTGTCAACTGTTTTTCATTCTGTCTTCTATTCAGGACGCTTTAGGTCTGTAAATAGTTTCATCACTTTACCTTTGTAAACTGCATGTTAGTGCTTTTAATATCTATTTATGCTAAACTAttgtaatatttaagttttattttaaactgttcatTATGAGAAATTTTGTGGCTTGTTTACTGTACTTGtgactgtttttatatttatcttttaatatgACATCAATTTTCAGCTAAAGTAAAAGTTAGCGTGAATCTGTctcatgaaaatacattttacatataaGATCTTCTACGAAGTACAGACATTcatatattaataactttattttcttttttctatctTTAAAAAAGATATGAAAAATAACTGTTAGAAAATATCAATCGTGTCTGCATTGGGGCCTGAAATATATTGGTTAATGTATCATAACAATTTCTCTCTTTTAAGagttttgaaagatattttacaTCGATGTGATAGAGCTGTGATCTACCTTTTCATCGCAGCTTCCTACACCCCCTGGTGAGTTTCTTTTTCAccattttgtagattttatattGCAGCAGTTAGTGTTCTTTTGTAAACTACCCATCAGTGCATAGGTGACTACTACAGTCCCTCATTTGGTAACTGAACTTTTTGATTCACATGGTAAATGTTTTGTGGTTTCTTTGGTTAGAAGAGAAGTTCAATTTCAGGTTACGACTTGTTGACTGTtgccaaaacaattttttttccttcataGCAGCAGTGTCTTACTTATTGGTTCTGTTATATATGTTATAGAGCTCATTTCTATCcttgatatgtttatttttgtgacatttgttTGTTCAACAGGTTAATGTTGAAAGATTTGGAGCCTGAAGCATGGTCAAGTGAACTCTGCTGGTTTGTGTGGGTTATGGCCATATGTGGAATTGCATATCAGAACTTGTTTCACGAACGGTGGGTTGCTTTCCTTGAATGTACTTTTGCTGAgtaatattttcatacatttaatattataccaAGTATCAACATTCTTCCAGTAAATTCACAGATTTTTCTCAAATCTTCAGTGAAGGCTCCTAAAACTTCCTTGATGTTCTACCATGTCTTGAATGACAAAAATGCCATAGTGATGTAACTTCAATGGCAAAACTTAGTAGTCAACAtatagtttctttttctttcacaGTGTTCCTATTTCTCATTTTTTCTTCCcagtttttgattttatttccACTTCTTTTCCAAGACTAAAGTTTTCCTGAGTTTTTACATTCCCAGATTTATTTGTATACCTTTTGAACATTTATgctaaagaatatttatttagatCAGTAGGAATCTAAATACCTTTTGTACACAAGGGTGAAAAAAAAAGGCTTCCCCATCAGTGAGTGTGATTAATCATTTTTGATGTtacataataatttgttatatgcCACTAAAGATGCATGACAAGGaaacaaagttattataatttataaagtgagatatattctcttttatatttttaaaagttaaccaGGCTTTATCTTTAGAGTTTTGTCTGTGAAGTCTGTCATGGGTTATGCTGATGCACTTTGTTTAGTACTTTAAGTAATGTGAGTATAGTACCTAAAGCTATAGGCTTATTTAAATAGCATGAACTATGGTGTCAGATCTTCATGCTACTTTGTTATTTAGTTGTATATTCACTGTTGCTTTTCTGacaaaatattgaagaaaatttGAGTAAATAAGCTTATTCCTGGTAATGAGAATAGTCTACTTGTTGTATCAGCTAAAAGACTGAAGAAAACTTGTGTGATTCTTTTTATGGTGTCATGAGATACAATGATGTTTACACAAGAAGTTAATGTAAGACTCATAACCACTTCTATTATATGAaggtttattaatataataataaatgtttatcttttgtttatggcatgctaattttgtaatgtttgccAAAGAAACTTTCATTAGgagcaaaaacaaatattgtccaGTATGTTCTGACCACCCTCAGAAGTGTGATATGTTGTTTGGcatatacttttgttttcatcttTATCCTAATTCTAACATTCTATAAGTGTTACTATAATTGAATGTGACATAAAGTTTGATACGATGTTGTTACACATCTTACAAGTGTTTCGGTAATTAAGTGTAAGATAAAACTATAAGGTACTGTTGCAGGTGTCACCAGATACAAAGTCTTGGAGATTTGATGATAATGTTAGTCTTTGTTTTACAGATACAAAACCTTGGAGACCTGTTTCTACCTAATCATGGGGATTATTCCAGCTGCTGCAACCTTACACATGGTATAGTACAAGTTCTGCTTTTAATATTGAGTCTATAAAAATTGAAGTACATAAAagctttaattgtttttataataacagcAGCAGTGATTATGGGTCTTGTGgtatgaaaaatatcatattctAGATCTTTTTATTGATACTGAACCATCTTAATCTGGTGTTCAGATATAAATGGTATAGTTTGTAAAGAATTAACAGTCTGTTAGTTAATTAGAAAATTAGTAatcttttatatatgtaattctcttatgtgagactagtgaattgGATAGTTATCTTGTGTGtacactttttataaatatttaaaatcttaagtTATTACTGTGTTAAAAGTGCTTATTCTAGCCTTGTAGATGTTTTCTAGACAAGGCTTCTTGTTTAGTAGTATTTTCAcattaattactaattattttttaaaaaggt is from Tachypleus tridentatus isolate NWPU-2018 chromosome 2, ASM421037v1, whole genome shotgun sequence and encodes:
- the LOC143244462 gene encoding monocyte to macrophage differentiation factor 2 isoform X4, with translation MILIDASTCSDLLEDMISSLNYRIVSTSSITMKVIGSSANYIRTIFRFLCFHLCLDETFRWLMKFKHTNSNSVCGIFVSEALRYVISNCVNTWVYTDCVKLKGKRKTSKGSNNYKKNNGQERFMNAPAKRNEAYVPTEIEHVANIVTHGLWVFPSILGLFFLVYQSSSSPEYISAIIYGLSLIGLFSVSTVFHSVFYSGRFRVLKDILHRCDRAVIYLFIAASYTPWLMLKDLEPEAWSSELCWFVWVMAICGIAYQNLFHERYKTLETCFYLIMGIIPAAATLHMLISLNFH
- the LOC143244462 gene encoding monocyte to macrophage differentiation factor 2 isoform X5; translated protein: MSSASEIPVEDVGEMKGSPNSYVVTKRRFMNAPAKRNEAYVPTEIEHVANIVTHGLWVFPSILGLFFLVYQSSSSPEYISAIIYGLSLIGLFSVSTVFHSVFYSGRFRVLKDILHRCDRAVIYLFIAASYTPWLMLKDLEPEAWSSELCWFVWVMAICGIAYQNLFHERYKTLETCFYLIMGIIPAAATLHMQDRSGLTELAAGGLIYILGVVFFKADGRIPCAHAIWHLFVNVGASLHFYAVFQYLIGKHDKS
- the LOC143244462 gene encoding monocyte to macrophage differentiation factor 2 isoform X3, which produces MILIDASTCSDLLEDMISSLNYRIVSTSSITMKVIGSSANYIRTIFRFLCFHLCLDETFRWLMKFKHTNSNSVCGIFVSEALRYVISNCVNTWVYTDCVKLKGKRKTSKGSNNYKKNNGQERFMNAPAKRNEAYVPTEIEHVANIVTHGLWVFPSILGLFFLVYQSSSSPEYISAIIYGLSLIGLFSVSTVFHSVFYSGRFRVLKDILHRCDRAVIYLFIAASYTPWLMLKDLEPEAWSSELCWFVWVMAICGIAYQNLFHERYKTLETCFYLIMGIIPAAATLHMFRLLRLGLVLIL
- the LOC143244462 gene encoding monocyte to macrophage differentiation factor 2 isoform X2, whose translation is MILIDASTCSDLLEDMISSLNYRIVSTSSITMKVIGSSANYIRTIFRFLCFHLCLDETFRWLMKFKHTNSNSVCGIFVSEALRFMNAPAKRNEAYVPTEIEHVANIVTHGLWVFPSILGLFFLVYQSSSSPEYISAIIYGLSLIGLFSVSTVFHSVFYSGRFRVLKDILHRCDRAVIYLFIAASYTPWLMLKDLEPEAWSSELCWFVWVMAICGIAYQNLFHERYKTLETCFYLIMGIIPAAATLHMQDRSGLTELAAGGLIYILGVVFFKADGRIPCAHAIWHLFVNVGASLHFYAVFQYLIGKHDKS